A DNA window from Trichosurus vulpecula isolate mTriVul1 chromosome 2, mTriVul1.pri, whole genome shotgun sequence contains the following coding sequences:
- the NR4A2 gene encoding nuclear receptor subfamily 4 group A member 2 isoform X1: MGATSLCEPGSVTRTSGAHLGMRLRAGARRRRRRRRRQPSIGAGGRPWQGAGWTDWTIHLFSNILETLSSIELRHCPPLISSKTPVTRLKCCVQLTRRVVDPGVQKVYKSRGESVHLTRLSVYHPVSFPAMPCVQAQYGSSPQGASPASQSYSYHSSGEYSSDFLTPEFVKFSMDLTNTEITATTSLPSFSTFMDNYSTGYDVKPPCLYQMPLSGQQSSIKVEDIQMHSYQQHNHLPPQSEEMMPHSGSVYYKPSSPPTPSTPGFQVQHSPMWDDPGSLHNFHQNYVATTHMIEQRKTPVSRLSLFSFKQSPPGTPVSSCQMRFDGPLHVPMNPEPAGTHHVVDGQTFAVPNPIRKQAAMGFPGLQIGHASQLLDTQVPSPPSRGSPSNEGLCAVCGDNAACQHYGVRTCEGCKGFFKRTVQKNAKYVCLANKNCPVDKRRRNRCQYCRFQKCLAVGMVKEVVRTDSLKGRRGRLPSKPKSPQEPSPPSPPVSLISALVRAHVDSNPAMTSLDYSRFQANPDYQMSGDDTQHIQQFYDLLTGSMEIIRGWAEKIPGFTDLPKPDQDLLFESAFLELFVLRLAYRSNPVEGKLIFCNGVVLHRLQCVRGFGEWIDSIVEFSSNLQNMNIDISAFSCIAALAMVTERHGLKEPKRVEELQSKIVNCLKDHVTFNNGGLNRPNYLSKLLGKLPELRTLCTQGLQRIFYLKLEDLVPPPAIIDKLFLDTLPF; this comes from the exons GGAGCAGGCTGGACAGACTGGACTATTCACTTATTTTCTAACATCTTGGAAACTTTGTCCTCCATTGAATTACGACACTGTCCACCTTTAATTTCCTCAAAAACTCCTGTAACTCGGCTGAAG TGCTGTGTACAGCTTACTCGCCGTGTGGTTGATCCAGGTGTGCAAAAGGTGTACAAAAGCAGGGGAGAAAGTGTTCACTTGACCAGGCTGAGTGTATATCACCCTGTTTCATTTCCAGCCATGCCCTGTGTTCAGGCTCAGTATGGGTCATCGCCTCAAGGAGCCAGCCCAGCTTCCCAGAGCTACAGTTACCACTCTTCGGGAGAATACAGCTCCGATTTCTTAACTCCAGAGTTTGTCAAGTTTAGCATGGACCTCACCAACACTGAAATCACTGCCACCACTTCTCTCCCCAGCTTCAGTACCTTTATGGACAACTACAGCACAGGCTACGACGTCAAGCCACCTTGCTTGTATCAAATGCCCCTCTCCGGACAGCAGTCCTCTATTAAAGTGGAAGACATTCAGATGCACAGCTACCAGCAACACAACCACCTGCCCCCACAGTCCGAGGAGATGATGCCGCACTCAGGCTCCGTTTATTACAAGCCCTCGTCGCCCCCGACGCCCTCTACTCCCGGCTTCCAGGTGCAGCACAGCCCAATGTGGGATGACCCAGGCTCCCTCCATAACTTCCACCAGAACTACGTGGCCACCACCCACATGATCGAGCAGAGGAAAACGCCGGTGTCAcgcctctctctcttctcctttaagCAATCGCCCCCGGGTACCCCCGTGTCCAGCTGCCAGATGCGCTTTGACGGGCCCCTCCACGTGCCCATGAACCCGGAGCCGGCGGGTACCCACCACGTGGTGGACGGGCAGACCTTCGCTGTGCCCAATCCCATCCGCAAGCAAGCGGCTATGGGTTTCCCGGGGTTGCAGATCGGTCACGCTTCGCAGCTGCTGGACACACAGgtgccctctcctccttcccgGGGATCCCCGTCCAACGAAGGGCTGTGCGCTGTGTGTGGGGACAACGCAGCCTGCCAGCACTACGGCGTGCGCACCTGTGAGGGTTGCAAAGGTTTCTTTAAG cGCACGGTCCAGAAAAATGCGAAATACGTTTGTTTAGCAAACAAAAACTGCCCGGTTGACAAGCGGCGCCGAAATCGCTGTCAGTATTGCCGATTTCAGAAGTGCCTTGCTGTTGGGATGGTTAAAGAAG TGGTTCGTACAGACAGTTTAAAAGGTCGGAGAGGTCGTTTACCGTCGAAACCGAAGAGTCCCCAGGagccctctcccccctctcccccggTGAGTCTGATCAGTGCCCTGGTGAGAGCCCATGTCGACTCCAACCCGGCTATGACCAGCCTGGACTATTCCAGG TTCCAGGCTAACCCTGACTATCAGATGAGTGGAGATGACACTCAGCATATTCAGCAGTTCTATGATCTCTTGACCGGCTCCATGGAGATCATCAGAGGATGGGCAGAAAAGATCCCAGGCTTCACCGATCTTCCCAAACCAGACCAAGATCTACTTTTCGAATCTGCTTTCTTGGAACTGTTTGTCCTTCGATTAGCATACAg GTCCAACCCAGTGGAGGGTAAACTCATCTTTTGCAATGGGGTGGTCTTGCACAGGTTGCAATGCGTTCGTGGCTTTGGGGAATGGATTGATTCCATTGTTGAATTCTCCTCCAACTTGCAGAATATGAACATTGACATTTCTGCCTTCTCGTGCATTGCTGCCCTGGCGATGGTTACAG AGAGACATGGACTCAAGGAACCCAAGAGAGTGGAAGAACTGCAGAGCAAGATTGTAAATTGTCTCAAAGACCACGTGACTTTCAATAATGGGGGTTTGAACCGCCCCAACTATTTGTCCAAACTGTTGGGGAAGCTCCCAGAACTTCGCACCCTGTGTACACAGGGGCTACAGCGCATTTTCTATCTGAAACTGGAAGACTTGGTACCACCTCCAGCAATAATTGACAAACTTTTCCTGGACACATTACCTTTTTAA
- the NR4A2 gene encoding nuclear receptor subfamily 4 group A member 2 isoform X2 translates to MPCVQAQYGSSPQGASPASQSYSYHSSGEYSSDFLTPEFVKFSMDLTNTEITATTSLPSFSTFMDNYSTGYDVKPPCLYQMPLSGQQSSIKVEDIQMHSYQQHNHLPPQSEEMMPHSGSVYYKPSSPPTPSTPGFQVQHSPMWDDPGSLHNFHQNYVATTHMIEQRKTPVSRLSLFSFKQSPPGTPVSSCQMRFDGPLHVPMNPEPAGTHHVVDGQTFAVPNPIRKQAAMGFPGLQIGHASQLLDTQVPSPPSRGSPSNEGLCAVCGDNAACQHYGVRTCEGCKGFFKRTVQKNAKYVCLANKNCPVDKRRRNRCQYCRFQKCLAVGMVKEVVRTDSLKGRRGRLPSKPKSPQEPSPPSPPVSLISALVRAHVDSNPAMTSLDYSRFQANPDYQMSGDDTQHIQQFYDLLTGSMEIIRGWAEKIPGFTDLPKPDQDLLFESAFLELFVLRLAYRSNPVEGKLIFCNGVVLHRLQCVRGFGEWIDSIVEFSSNLQNMNIDISAFSCIAALAMVTERHGLKEPKRVEELQSKIVNCLKDHVTFNNGGLNRPNYLSKLLGKLPELRTLCTQGLQRIFYLKLEDLVPPPAIIDKLFLDTLPF, encoded by the exons ATGCCCTGTGTTCAGGCTCAGTATGGGTCATCGCCTCAAGGAGCCAGCCCAGCTTCCCAGAGCTACAGTTACCACTCTTCGGGAGAATACAGCTCCGATTTCTTAACTCCAGAGTTTGTCAAGTTTAGCATGGACCTCACCAACACTGAAATCACTGCCACCACTTCTCTCCCCAGCTTCAGTACCTTTATGGACAACTACAGCACAGGCTACGACGTCAAGCCACCTTGCTTGTATCAAATGCCCCTCTCCGGACAGCAGTCCTCTATTAAAGTGGAAGACATTCAGATGCACAGCTACCAGCAACACAACCACCTGCCCCCACAGTCCGAGGAGATGATGCCGCACTCAGGCTCCGTTTATTACAAGCCCTCGTCGCCCCCGACGCCCTCTACTCCCGGCTTCCAGGTGCAGCACAGCCCAATGTGGGATGACCCAGGCTCCCTCCATAACTTCCACCAGAACTACGTGGCCACCACCCACATGATCGAGCAGAGGAAAACGCCGGTGTCAcgcctctctctcttctcctttaagCAATCGCCCCCGGGTACCCCCGTGTCCAGCTGCCAGATGCGCTTTGACGGGCCCCTCCACGTGCCCATGAACCCGGAGCCGGCGGGTACCCACCACGTGGTGGACGGGCAGACCTTCGCTGTGCCCAATCCCATCCGCAAGCAAGCGGCTATGGGTTTCCCGGGGTTGCAGATCGGTCACGCTTCGCAGCTGCTGGACACACAGgtgccctctcctccttcccgGGGATCCCCGTCCAACGAAGGGCTGTGCGCTGTGTGTGGGGACAACGCAGCCTGCCAGCACTACGGCGTGCGCACCTGTGAGGGTTGCAAAGGTTTCTTTAAG cGCACGGTCCAGAAAAATGCGAAATACGTTTGTTTAGCAAACAAAAACTGCCCGGTTGACAAGCGGCGCCGAAATCGCTGTCAGTATTGCCGATTTCAGAAGTGCCTTGCTGTTGGGATGGTTAAAGAAG TGGTTCGTACAGACAGTTTAAAAGGTCGGAGAGGTCGTTTACCGTCGAAACCGAAGAGTCCCCAGGagccctctcccccctctcccccggTGAGTCTGATCAGTGCCCTGGTGAGAGCCCATGTCGACTCCAACCCGGCTATGACCAGCCTGGACTATTCCAGG TTCCAGGCTAACCCTGACTATCAGATGAGTGGAGATGACACTCAGCATATTCAGCAGTTCTATGATCTCTTGACCGGCTCCATGGAGATCATCAGAGGATGGGCAGAAAAGATCCCAGGCTTCACCGATCTTCCCAAACCAGACCAAGATCTACTTTTCGAATCTGCTTTCTTGGAACTGTTTGTCCTTCGATTAGCATACAg GTCCAACCCAGTGGAGGGTAAACTCATCTTTTGCAATGGGGTGGTCTTGCACAGGTTGCAATGCGTTCGTGGCTTTGGGGAATGGATTGATTCCATTGTTGAATTCTCCTCCAACTTGCAGAATATGAACATTGACATTTCTGCCTTCTCGTGCATTGCTGCCCTGGCGATGGTTACAG AGAGACATGGACTCAAGGAACCCAAGAGAGTGGAAGAACTGCAGAGCAAGATTGTAAATTGTCTCAAAGACCACGTGACTTTCAATAATGGGGGTTTGAACCGCCCCAACTATTTGTCCAAACTGTTGGGGAAGCTCCCAGAACTTCGCACCCTGTGTACACAGGGGCTACAGCGCATTTTCTATCTGAAACTGGAAGACTTGGTACCACCTCCAGCAATAATTGACAAACTTTTCCTGGACACATTACCTTTTTAA